The DNA sequence ACGGGCACGCCCGCGGCGGTGAACCGGTTGTTGAACGTGCTCAGGTTGTTCGCCGTCCACGGCAGGCCGGAGCACGGGCCGGTGCCCTCGCTGCCGACGTCGATCCGCCACGTCCACTGCGGGGTGAACGCGCCCTCCTCGCGCGGCGGGTCCACCGGGCCGGGCTCGGGCAGCCGCGCGTCGACCGCCGCGCCGACGACCACCGACTGCACGGCCGCGCCGTCGGAGTTCACGCCGTCGCAGCGCAAGCCGGGCTCCAGCTCCTCGACCTTCTCCGCCAGCGGCGGCGCCTCGTACACGTAGGACACGCCGGTCGGCCGCACGCTCTGGCCGAACACCTTGGCGCACCGCTCGCGGCCCTGGTCCAGGCTCAGCACGGGCACGCTGCCGACCTTGACGAGGTCACGGGTGGCGTGGGTGAGGCCCGCGACGGCGCCCTGGCCGTCGAACGCGACCCGCAGCTTCGCTCCCGGGCCCTCCAGCGGCACGCCGTCGAGGGTGAACGCGAACGAGACCGCGGTGTCCAGGGGTGCCGTGACGACGGCCTTCTGGTTGGCGTCGACGACCTCGAACGTCGTCTGGCCGGCGGTCGGGGTGGCGTTGGCGGGCAGCAGGCCCGCCCCGCGCAGGGACTCGAGGGCGCGCTTGGTGGCGTCCTCGACGGGGAGGGCGCGCAGGCGTTTCAGGGACTCGACGTCCAGGGCCGTCTGGACGGTCTCGGCGCCTTCCTCGTCCGGCTTGCCCGCGCCCAGGTCGAGACCGGGCACGCGCAGGTAGGTCGACTCGTCGGCGAACGCGACCGAGCCGTCCTCGGCGAGCTGGACGTTCTTGAGGCCGAACGCGCGTTGCAGGGCGGCGGCCTGGGCTTGGGTGAGCCCGGTGGACCGGACCGCGTACACCGGCAGTTCGGCGGCGGCGGCGGCGGTGGCGGTGGCGGCGCTCCCCGTGATCGCCGCCGCGCCCATCAGGCCGGTCAGGGCGAGCCAGGTGCCGGCTCGCCTCGTGGTGGTGGACATGGGATTTCCCTCCTCGTGGTACCGCGGGGCAGGGCCCGTGGTCTGCGGGGAGGAAGCGCGCCGGGCGGGGTTGATACCGACAACCACTCGAACGGCCTCATCGGTGTAACACCCCTGGCACGCAAGGGATGTATAGGCGGGCACATGCGCCTTGTCGGTCGCCGGGGACCAATGGGTGCGCCCGAATGGGCGGGAAAGGGGCGGATGAGCCGGCATGTAAGCCGGATTCTGTTCCCGGGCGCCTCGCGGCGGTCCCGTTCGGCGGCCATCCATCTCGGCCTGCCGTTGCCGACAGGCTCTTGCGGCCTACCCGCAGGCATCGGACGGGCCGCCCTCGAACGCCTGCGCAGGTGCCCTGGGGCACCCTCTTGGCCTTGCTCCGGGTGGGGTTTACCTAGCCGTCCCCGTCACCGGGGACGCTGGTGGTCTCTTACACCACCGTTTCACCCTTACCCCGGCTCGCGCCGGGGCGGTCTGTTCTCTGTGGCACTGTCCCGAGGGTCGCCCCTGGTTGCCGTTGACAACCACCCTGCCCTGTGGAGTCCGGACTTTCCTCGGCGACGGCGCTTCCGCACCGCCGACGCGGCCGCCCTGCCGACTCATCCGCGCCACCAGGGTACCGGCGGGCTTCCCAGGCAGTGGAACCAGGGCCGCGGAACCTTGTCGCGATGTGGGCGTGCTGCTCTACTCGAAAGCATGCCAGGAATCGGGGGACTCACCCGCCGCCGGCACGTCGACTTCGGCCGCACCGCCGCCGCGATCTGTTGTCGCTGACAGTTTTCACCTCGTACTCCGAGCCTTTTCGTGAAAGGTGTCAGCGACCCATGTCCTCCGTTCTGATGATTT is a window from the Saccharothrix saharensis genome containing:
- a CDS encoding DUF6345 domain-containing protein, with protein sequence MSTTTRRAGTWLALTGLMGAAAITGSAATATAAAAAELPVYAVRSTGLTQAQAAALQRAFGLKNVQLAEDGSVAFADESTYLRVPGLDLGAGKPDEEGAETVQTALDVESLKRLRALPVEDATKRALESLRGAGLLPANATPTAGQTTFEVVDANQKAVVTAPLDTAVSFAFTLDGVPLEGPGAKLRVAFDGQGAVAGLTHATRDLVKVGSVPVLSLDQGRERCAKVFGQSVRPTGVSYVYEAPPLAEKVEELEPGLRCDGVNSDGAAVQSVVVGAAVDARLPEPGPVDPPREEGAFTPQWTWRIDVGSEGTGPCSGLPWTANNLSTFNNRFTAAGVPVQFSWVNHNAWERDFKDPVFPGGQDHLYADDVDMTYWQGHGSPNGFSFAGCSSNTDTFLSKDEARWGNKDVEWMSLFTCSILQGSAGGQSWAARWGQAFRGLHQINSFDTVSYHSAVHGGKFANYLVRTPFLWWNKPMKVRDAWAQASIDTQPASVRWATMGAIGGGGLANFDDYFWNKGAVGPDTLPTHGWWRISGMS